The window tatacaataaaaaagcttagggccgcggtggctcagcgggcaaagtgcttgcctgctatgccggaggacctcggttcgattcccggccccagcccatgtaacaaaaaaaaacggaaaaacaaaatacaataaaacaagaaaatgtttaaaaaaatgtttccctttcttccttccttccttccttctatccttccttccttctctctgtctttcctttaaaaaaaaaaaaagcttaaaaaaaaaagccattctgtttctggtatatcgcagtctggcagctagcaagctagaacactatTCAGTGTTGGCAGGGTAGCAGAGTaggcagcccctctggagagTAAGGTAATAGAGCCACAGGAGGCCAGATATAGGGTTGTCCTATGATTAGGCAATTCCGTTTAATAGGAATATACTCAGAAGCACTGAAAGCAGGACATCTGCTCTCAGACATCTGCACCCTGAGGTTTTTGGTGGCATTGCACACTAAAGCCAACGGACGGAGGTGATGGAAGGTCCCCCCGATTGAGGGACGGAAGAGTAAGCTGTGTTGTACACATACATGGAATGCTGACAGCTGCAGAAAAGAACACCGTCGTGAGGCGTGCAATGAGGTGAACGAAacctgaggacattatattgagcaaaagaagccagaaacaaaagaacagatatcgtaaggtctcatttaaaaaatacttggaaGAAAATCAGAGCcaggattgtaagctcttacagcagttacatgggttcctgagttttaactgttatctctaaattctgagatgctgggctCGGTGTGTATATGACCTGGTATTTCCCCGGAATATTGGGTGCTTGTGTGACAACCTAGACTCAGAGTTCTGCAGccgtgaaagtcagcattactccatacaacaaAAAcgaactgaaaaagagatcaggctccaattagagacaagaatgaagctgatctaatTAAGACTAagatatagggtaaaggatgatattgtccatattttagaacttcacctgtatgagaccaaaggaagagaggttcattttgtccaaaacctaatttTTCAGTAGCACACAATCAAACTTGTCAAGCAagttcagttaaacaacttaaatacatggagcctagaatagggtatgagatcttgtaattctgtatagcttaatgcaacaTCCTGATAGATTCCAGAGTATATTGTGCAgataatagaaaagtatttgcaaagtcccttgaggacaggagaagaaaatatggaaccattaaacttccCACCTgtgaaattcctgatactctctcaagcattagggactcccaagttaataggccaagtccttgatcttgaggctgactatgaaattcatttctgtaatggagaagctaagcctacctataattatgcctaagagtcacttgcagagaacctcttttgttgctcagatgtggcctctttctctctaagcccgactctgcaaggaaaatcattaccttcccctctACGTAGGATATgccatccagaggtgaaagtctctctggaaacatgggatatgactcccagggatgaacctggctctggcaccatgagattgacaatgccctcctgaccaaaaggtggaaaagaaatgtaacaaaataagtggctaagaaagttcaaatagagttgagaggctattctggaggttacacttatgcaagcttcagctagatattgcaaaatgCCATGGTACCCTAACCCCCAACcagcagtattcctgaaaacccaaaagaatacccagggctctatctgagactctacaataGTTTCACTCATTTTACTCTTCAGAGACCTAAAACCTctagatggtttctaggccagataagcctgaaacacagaggggccagtctcttcaagaacatcaaccagttgcattctgtaccccataatgtcaacaccccttctgaACATAAAgatgttagaatggtcattgcccaaatatccctaaagattgagagaataatcaaatgagagggaggagttgtaaaagagaagacaggatttaacaatgagTACGGCTGCTGAATCATAATACTAAtgcttctttttagtctccagtatattagagtagctagaagggaaaacctcaaattgtggaactataacccataccaaacttaaagtttgttctataactacctgataaaatgtactttgaaatctatcacttttctgtatatatggcatatttcacaatttaaaaatctaaaacaacAACTAATATGAATTTCAGGAATAGCTCTGCACATAAAGAAGTTAAAGTTAATTTAGTAGTGTGCTAAATACACTACTAGAAAATTAGGAATACCTCACATATCTCCCATTGGCGCTAGATAAGCAATGGCATACAGGCACCATGGGTAATTTTACACAGCTGATAAAGGTTGTATCCAAAAGactcaaaaaatgtaaaactcaCTCAAtaactaaaagacaaacaacccaatttaaaactgggcaaaagacttgaatagctccaaagaaaataatcaaatggccaagaagcacatgaaaagaagcccAACATCatgagccattagggaaatgcaaatcaaaaccacaatgagacgccatttcacacccactagaacagcgactctaaaaaaacagaaaattacaagtgtcggagaggatgtaaagaaataggaacacttgttcattgttgggaAGGTAAAATGTGCAGCctctgtagaagacagtttggcagctcttcagaaagttaagtatagaattgccacgtgacccagcaataccacatctaggtttatacccaaaagaactgaaagccgagactcagatatttgcacacctgtGTTTATGGgtgcgttattcacaattgccagaaggtTGAAGCAATTCAAGTGTTCAtcaaagatgaatggataaacaaaatgtagtaggcaatggaatattacttggttattagaaaaaaatgaatgacctTGAAAACACtgtgttgcatgaaataagccatatgcaaaaggatCCATATCAACctcactggtatgaaataattagaataagcaaactcacaaaCTCAGAAACTAGCATACGGCTTACCAGGGCTGCTGGAGTCAGGGTGGGGGAAACTGAGGGGTGATGGCTAAGAGGTATagggtttctttctggggtgaGGAATATGTTctaaagtttattgtgatgatggtGGTACAACCCAATGGATAGGCTAAAAGCCATTCATTGACTTGTACACTTCAAATGGGTGAACTGTCTGATATATGAATcatatctcagtaaagctgttaaaAGACTAAGTGATGCtcttgtgaaacttttgtaggtagcggagaagcttagcctacctataggtatgtctaagagttacttctggaggacctcttttgttgctcagatgtggcctctctctctctaagcccaactctgcaagtgaaatcgttgccctcccccctacatgggacacgacatccaggggtgaaaatctgcCTGGCagcgtgggatatgactcccagggatgagcctggccctggcactgtgagatcaacaatgccatcctgaccaaaacgggggaaAGAATacacaaataagatatcagtggctgagagagttcaaatagagtcaagaggctactctggaggtcactcttatacaagcttcagttagaaattgctcctatcataacttgccaaaccccaactaaaaccattcccgccaatcttaaagaacacctagggatgATAACagattctacgaaggttccatgcactaggataactttccagaaacttacaacctccaggtgggtccctggaccagataagtcctaaaatgcagaggggccatcttctccagaagatcaactagttccatccccctatcccatattattgatggccccttccaacatgaaaaagttagaatgggcatagcccaaatacccctgaagagtgggagaaagatcaaaggtaacggtggagttatacagagaaggtagggtttaacaaatgaatatgattgctgaatcattacactgatatttcttttagtctccagtattttagagcagctagaagtaaaaacctaaaactgtggaattgcaacccataccaaactgtgaaatctttccccaactaactgttgcaatgtgctttgaaatttctcacttttttgtatatgttatttttcacaaagagaaaaaaaattgtgatgataaatatacagcaataggatgatattgtgaaccactgattgtacactttggatgattacatggtatgtgaatatatatcaataaaaaataaataattaaaaaaaggattaagccagtatgctggtttgaaaggaagtgtgccccctaagaaaagccatgttttaatcaaaatatcatttcctaaaggtagaataatctctattcagtactgtatgtttgaaactgtaatgagatcatctccccggatgatgtgatttagtcaagagtggttgttaaactggattaagggacgacatgtctccacccatttgggtgggtcttgattggtttattggagtcctataaaagaggaaatattttggagaatgagagattcagagagagcagaatgacatagccatgagatgcagagagtccatgagccagcaacctttggagatgaagaaggaaaatgcctcccggggagcttcatgaaacaggaagccaggagagtaagctagcagatgatgccgtgtgttcgccatgtgccctcccagctgaaagagaagccctgacagtgttcgccatgtgccttctcacttaagagagaaaccctgaacttcattggccttcttgaaccaaggtatttttccatggatgcctttgattggatatttctatagacttgttttacttgggacattttctcggccttagaactgtaaactagcaactcattaattcccccttttaaaagccattccatttctggtatattgcattccaacagctagcaaactagaactagcCAGTTTGTAatattataatagcaaaaaaatgagggcgggccactgtggctcagcaggcaagaatgctcgcctgccatgccagaggacccgggttcgattcccggtgcctgcccatgttaaaaaaaaaaaaaaaaaagtatctcttCCTAAAGCCCAGATTGTGCCAGATTTTATCATTGTCTCTTTACTTGGGGCTTTCTGATAGATCTATAATGTACAATCCTAATATGTATGTCCTTCATATTACAGAAgccagaaatatttttcaaaggttGACTTACTCTTTGAGCATCTTCTTAGACCAACTTTCCATCAgctgggaatttaaaataacctTTTACAGAATCGTACATAAAATCATCTGATGCAATGAGGCACGAAATAAATGTCCAGCGACATGGGAAAGGCTGAGCAACATTGTACGTAAAAGAGAGCGGGTGATGAAAGCCCCATTGCATGGAGCCATACTTTGcacatgcgcgcacacacacacgtgtctACAAATCACAGGGCTGTCCCACAGCTGACAAAACTCCCTCCTTGGTGGGACTTGGGGAAGATCATTTCCAATCCCTCATCATGCAAACATGAATGGGGCCGAAGGGCTTTTCCAGCACCCCCGATGACTGCCTTCCTGGAAGCAGAAGTGTGCCAATGGACCTGTTTCCAGTGCTGTGTGACACCACCACGGTGCCCGCCAGAGGCGGGGATGAGGGACGGGTGTCCCGGGAATTGGGTGGGGTCAGGATGGCGCTTACCAGGGAAAGCCAGCACACTGCAGCTTGCAGGCATTGCTGCCAGACAGGTAGGAGAAATGGAAACCTCCGGGGTTAAGCACCAAAGGCGTCAGATCAACCATGTGTCTACAAGACAGGGTAGGAGGCATCTGTCAGCCTCGGGCTCCTAGGAGGGGCCCCTCCACTGCCTCAGCAGGCATATCCGTGCAATGGGTACAGCGACACCCGTTCATAGATTGGACTTTTTGCATCCccagaaaatggagaagaaagaaaaaaaccccaaCCACTCAGGACTGCGGGGAAGATTCAACAAGAGGTGGGGGAGAAGTGACCACCAAGCGAGTCTGGCACGCAGGCTCCATTTTGGGATCCCTCAAGCCCAGGATAAATTCCTTCCACCTCTTTGGATTGGGTGACAGGCCAGTCCAGTTGAACTTCACTTTGGAACTCGAAACTCCCAATTTCTCCAGCTGCAGGAAACAAAGGAAACCTTGGGGCAACGtttgcagggtgggggtgggggcacatgTGATGCAAAGAACTTCGCCAGGCATCTGTGCCCGCCCTGAGCTAGGCATTAGGGGTACGGGGACACTGGGTGGGGGGTAAGGACTGACTGAAGACACCCAGCCTGGAGGGGGTGTGTCTGGAATCAGATGTATTAGACGAGCAGAAATCAGAAGGCACAGGTACTGCAGGAAGAGGGCTGCCCGCGCCCAGGAAGAGACAGCAGGGGACAGGGGATGGGGTGCAGGATGGGGGTTGGGTGTGGTTTTCCACCCGTCCTTTGGGGACCCCAGGATTCTGATCTCGAAGGTGGAGCTGTGTCCTCCACCCTGACCCCAACCTTCAAGGCTAGCTGCCCCCCTTTATCTGCTTTATCCTTTGCAGTTCCACCTGAGACTCTGTCTGCAGAGAGGAGGTTCCAAAGACCGGGGGAGCAGCAAGGGGCTGTCTGAGCAGGTTTGGGGGCGGGGGTGCCTAGAGTTGGGGCAACAACTGACCGACTTGTTGGGCAGTGGAGGGAAAGGGCCAAAGACCCTGGGCATGGTGTAGACGGGCGGCGAGGAGGCCATCACGGAGGCCACGGTAGTGGCAGATGGTGACAGCGGTGGCGGGCTTGGTGGCCGGCATGGGGAAGTGGCCTGGTCCCGCAGGAGGATGGGCTCTGGTTTCTTCGACGTGggcttcctcctcctcttcttcctggcATCTGTGACCAAGAGGTGTCAATGAGGGCCTGTCCCCATGCCCAGGACTTGGTGAAGCTGGTGACAAAGCCGTGTGGGGCCCAGCTTGGCACACATCCCTCTACAACAAGGAGAGGTGTCTTGAGACATAAAGCATCATCCCGCGGGTCCCATGATGACTACAGGGAGCAAGGCCACTTCTGTCCACATCTCACAGGCAGGATGTGAGATTCCAGCCTGACAAGGCAAAGGGACAGGCAAGTGCAGCCTTCCTCACGATGGGACGGTGGCGTCCCAGCCATGCACAGGTGGGTGCTGGCCCAGGGCTGATCtgtctgcccacccccacccccaaccgtGCATGGGAAGCTGCTAGCACCTGCTTGGGGCATCTGCATCCCAAACTTGAGCCCAGAGACTTGACCCAGCCCCAGGGCCACGCAGAGAGCGTGGAAAAGGAACCTTCCCAGGAGGAGACCCACATGGGAGAGGAATCTCAGAGCAGGGCTCAGGGAGAGAAACtttggggggaagggagggcCCTGGAGCCagtcccctcccctctctcctgcTTTAAGTTTCCCTCCCGCATTCAGGGAGGCTGGCTCTTGCCACTGCTCAAAGCAAGACCAGGCTTGAGACTTGATGACCTGATGCTGGTTCACCTCCCAGTGCCTCTGTTTCCCCTGGGAAATTTAACTATGGACTGAAGTGTCAGCCAATACCAAGGGATTGTCTCATCATTAAGTCAATTCCAGGCAATGCATCTGATTGAGATGCATTCTCAGATGTTCAGGGGCAAAACAGTTCAAGGTCTGGGAGTTCCCTTTAAATGctctagaaaaaggaaaaggtggTGGCGGAAAGTAAGCAAGTAAAGCAAACTGGGGAAAGCTGCTCAAGCTGGGAAAACGCGTTCTGGGCGCTTACAGCACTCTCTAGATTCCTGTCTGTTTATTTTCACTAGGAAAAATCAACAACAGCAGCACTTTCAAGATAAgcatttaagttaaaaaaaaaaaaaatagtgtcaaGTGGTTAGACTGGGGGAGTGGGGGCGGTCTCCACTGGAAAACTGGATTTGAATCCTAAGTTACCTAAAGATCAAGCCCTCTCCCGGATCCCACCCCCAGAAAGCCAGAGATTGGGGGAAGGTCCCgttccccccaccacccccagcagCCCACCGACCGGGGCACCCCTGGGGGGGCGGGGAGTGAGGCCTCACCCTGGGAATAGAGGTGCACGCGGTGGATGCCCCTTTTCAGCCGCTCCAGGCGCTGGCGCAGCTCCAGGGTCCCCACGCTGTTGCAGCAATTCAGCTCCCCCTGGACCGCGCGGAAGAACTTGGCCTGAGACCACGCACacggagagaggcagggagggcgGGTGCGCAGTGAGTGACAACTTCTGCGCCGCAAATCCGGCCCGCgcggcccctccccacccccagcccccgcaGCCCTCCCCGCGCCCCCCCCCCGGGGCGGAGCTGTCCCCCCTCAACAAGCCTCCCCGCACTCCCACCCGCCGCCAGCGCCTGCAGCGCCCAGCCGCCCGCACCCGGAGAGAGGAAAGGAGCCCGCGCCGCTCGCACTCGGCCTGCTTGGCCCCGCGTACCGCGCGCTCGGCCAGCGCGGGTTTGCGGTCCACGCTGCGGAAGAGGCGGCGCAGCGCGCGCTCGGTACAGGCGGCCGCCTGGCGCTCGAAGGCCTCCTCGGAGATGAGCTCGCAGAAGGTCACGCGCAGGGGTAACTCCTGGTCGAACTCGTCCAGGACCTCCATGCGGGGGCGGCTGCGGGCGGGCCCCGGCGGTctgtggggaggggcggggcaggGCGGCCGTCGGGGTGGGCTCCTGCCTCCACCCGCTCCGTGCGCGCCCGCAGGCGTGCGGGGTCCGGGCAGGGGTCCCAAGGACCGGGCTGCGAGTCCGGGCGGGGCTCCCCACGACAGGGGTGCGGGTCCCAGCGGGGCCCCCCAGGACAGGATGCGGGGGTCCCTAAGACAGGATACCGGGTTTGGGCGGAGGTCCCGCAGACAGGGGTGCGGGTCCGGGCGGGGCCCCCCAGGACAGAGTCCGGGCAGGGGAGGGTTCCGGGACAGGGGTCCCCAGGACAGGGTCCGGGGTCTGGGCGGTGGCCTCCCGACGGCCAGGATTTGGTGCAGGGGTCCCGGGGTCCCGGGCCACCCCCGTTCCAGGGCCTTTCCTAGGTGGCGGGGCCGCGCGGTGGCCGATTGcgggggacaggggtggggggaaaggggtTGAAGATGCTCTCCCGAGGCCCGGGGTCTGGGCCATCCATGGGGGGGGGGCCCCAGCCTCGGGGTCCCGGGCACGCACCCGCTCTGTCCCCGCAGCGGCCCGCAGGGTCCTCCCCGACTGCCGCGGCCCGGGATCCCCTTGGAGACCTGGGGCGGGGATCCACCCCGCGCCGCGGCTCACGTGACAATGCCCGCTGCTCTGGGCATGCGCCCTGGCGCCCTCCGGGGCCGACGGCGGGCACGCTGGGCTAGGCGACTCCGCTGGGGTACCGGAGGGATCAACTCGCAGCTTCCTAGAGAAAGTAGGGCGGGCGGCCGAAGTCATCCCGCTTTTTGAagagccacccccacccccacccctcctctggcttcctgaccccctccccacccccccaggcGCCCTTCCAAATCGGGCCTGGTTTCTCTGTCCCCGACATATGCCCCTACACTCCCAATTTGTCACCCTCTTCCTTTCCTGCCCTGCCCTCCAGCATTGAACTGCATCCCCCAGGCTTGCCCTCTCTTCCTCTTCACCTCCATTTCCTGGGTCTATACTCGCTTGGGTCTACATTCTCCACATCTTGTCTTCCTGCCTCTCAGGTTGCTTTCTGACAGCCATGTCTTCACCATCTGACCCACTAGTCCTGTAACCAACCCAGGAGCTTCTTAACCAGCCCAAACCTGCATCCTAGGCTCAGTCCTCCCACAGGCACCATATGTGGGCATCCACACAGGGGAGGTCATTTCTTGGGTGCTTCACCCTAAGCTCACCCAgattcccacattggctctcccccacccccaccacccacccatTCACTCAGGAGAGGGGTGCATCTGGGACAGCTTCATTCCTGCCTCCCACCGACCCCCAGGACCCCTAGTGGAGTTTTCACCTCCCACCTCCAAACCACCAGCCCTCAACAGAATGGGTGACACTCGctttcccacccccacctgcctccACCCAGGGGTCAAATACAATGGAGAGGACACAGGGGTAGCTCCAGCACCCAGGAGCTTTGTTCTGTGCTTGCCTAGGGGTGCAGACAGAGGCTCAACCACATACATCGGGATTCAAATCTCTGGTCagctccccccaccaccaccccgaTGACTTCCAGAATGAAACTTTATCATATACAGAATGTGATATGCTTTTTTCCAAACAAGACAAGACCCTGGGATGGGTCAATCGGCCCTGGGACTAAACCCCACACCTGCCCCTACCTCATGCTGTCCTGATAACCACACTTCACACTTTATACATTTATTCGTATCAAAAGTGTCCGGGGTCCCTGCTCTGTACCAGGCACCACCAAGAGACAGAAACCACATGGGTCCTGCCTTCAGGGTCCAGTGGATCGGGAACTTGAGCCACAGGGGGAAAGGTTATGATCCAACAGGCTCTGCCAGAGGGAGATTCGAGTGCTCCACAGGTTTTTCCCAGGAGATGTGGAAGCAGAGCCTTGAGATCTCAAGTCTCCCTGGGCATGGGGCCGATGACCAGTAGGTTCAGAGCCTGCAGATGGGTGACAGAGGGTGGGCACCTCTGGCCCCAGGCCCTGGAGCGTGACGGAAGGGACGAAGGACCTGGGTCAGGTGGTCCTAGAATCAAGGGACCCACTGGGTACACCTGAGGGGGGCAGAAGGACCTGTGTCACTGCCCACCATCCTCTCTGTAGGTGCCAAGGCTTCTCCATCCAAGGTATGGATGGTGAAGCCAGTATCTCAATGTGCCCAGGCCAGGGGTGAGGGGTGCTTCTGAGCCATCTGGGCTTCTTCTCAACGAGGCTGGACATATGGAAAAGTCTTGCATCGCAGAAAGTCCAGGGTGGACAGGAGTCCT is drawn from Tamandua tetradactyla isolate mTamTet1 chromosome 5, mTamTet1.pri, whole genome shotgun sequence and contains these coding sequences:
- the LOC143682994 gene encoding uncharacterized protein LOC143682994 produces the protein MTSAARPTFSRKLRVDPSAAARGGSPPQVSKGIPGRGSRGGPCGPLRGQSGPPGPARSRPRMEVLDEFDQELPLRVTFCELISEEAFERQAAACTERALRRLFRSVDRKPALAERAVRGAKQAECERRGLLSSLRAKFFRAVQGELNCCNSVGTLELRQRLERLKRGIHRVHLYSQDARKKRRRKPTSKKPEPILLRDQATSPCRPPSPPPLSPSATTVASVMASSPPVYTMPRVFGPFPPLPNKSLEKLGVSSSKVKFNWTGLSPNPKRHMVDLTPLVLNPGGFHFSYLSGSNACKLQCAGFPWTPACSGSPNTKEAPPPPPKASIFTPPVLLKFQPVPRPSEDSENDFGSAEFVSHDRSP